The proteins below are encoded in one region of Thermotoga sp. Mc24:
- a CDS encoding DUF192 domain-containing protein: MKFQKFLLPILITIGTVVVVVASGQSDRVKFPKGKIVITDGEKSLKLDVEIANTPTLRSIGLMYRKSIPDDFGMLFVFEEDTRLGFWMKNTYVPLEIAFIDRSGVIFSIQEMEPCREEPCKIYYAPGPFRYALEVKKGFFERHGFGVRSRVLIEK; the protein is encoded by the coding sequence TTGAAATTTCAAAAGTTTCTTCTGCCGATTCTGATTACAATCGGGACAGTTGTTGTGGTCGTTGCATCTGGACAGAGCGACAGGGTGAAGTTCCCAAAAGGAAAGATAGTGATTACCGATGGAGAAAAATCACTCAAACTGGATGTGGAGATAGCGAACACCCCCACCCTGCGTTCCATTGGTTTGATGTACAGAAAGAGCATCCCGGACGATTTCGGGATGCTCTTTGTTTTTGAAGAAGACACTCGCTTGGGTTTCTGGATGAAGAACACGTACGTTCCCCTCGAGATCGCTTTCATAGATAGAAGCGGTGTCATATTCTCCATTCAGGAGATGGAGCCGTGCAGAGAAGAACCCTGCAAGATCTACTACGCGCCAGGTCCTTTCAGATACGCTCTCGAGGTGAAGAAAGGCTTCTTCGAAAGGCACGGATTCGGTGTGAGGAGCAGGGTTTTAATAGAGAAATGA
- the xylA gene encoding xylose isomerase, with the protein MAEFFPEIPKIQFEGKESTNPLAFKFYDPNEVIDGKPLKDHLKFSVAFWHTFVNEGRDPFGDPTAERPWNRYSDPMDKAFARVDALFEFCEKLNIEYFCFHDRDIAPEGKTLRETNKILDKVVERIKERMKDSNVKLLWGTANLFSHPRYMHGAATTCSADVFAYAAAQVKKALEITKELGGEGYVFWGGREGYETLLNTDLGFELENLARFLRMAVEYAKKIGFTGQFLIEPKPKEPTKHQYDFDVATAYAFLKSHGLDEYFKFNIEANHATLAGHTFQHELRMARILGKFGSIDANQGDLLLGWDTDQFPTNIYDTTLAMYEVIKAGGFTKGGLNFDAKVRRASYKVEDLFIGHIVGMDTFALGFKIAYKLVKDEVLDRFIEEKYRSFKEGIGKEIVEGKADFEKLEEYIIDKEDIELPSGKQEYLESLLNSYIVKTIAELR; encoded by the coding sequence ATGGCTGAATTTTTCCCAGAAATCCCAAAGATTCAGTTTGAAGGTAAGGAGAGCACGAATCCGCTGGCGTTTAAGTTCTACGATCCGAACGAGGTGATCGATGGAAAACCTCTCAAGGATCACTTGAAGTTCTCCGTCGCTTTCTGGCACACCTTTGTGAACGAGGGAAGAGATCCGTTCGGAGATCCAACCGCTGAACGTCCATGGAACAGGTACTCCGATCCCATGGACAAAGCTTTCGCGAGGGTGGACGCTCTCTTTGAGTTCTGCGAAAAGCTCAACATCGAGTACTTCTGTTTCCACGACAGAGACATCGCTCCCGAAGGAAAGACGCTCAGAGAGACAAACAAGATACTGGACAAAGTGGTGGAAAGAATAAAGGAAAGAATGAAGGACAGCAACGTGAAGCTCCTCTGGGGAACGGCAAATCTGTTCTCCCATCCAAGGTACATGCACGGCGCTGCGACGACCTGCAGTGCGGATGTCTTTGCCTACGCAGCGGCTCAGGTGAAGAAGGCCCTCGAGATCACAAAAGAACTCGGAGGAGAAGGCTACGTCTTCTGGGGCGGAAGAGAAGGATACGAAACACTTCTCAACACAGATCTCGGATTTGAGCTCGAAAATCTCGCGAGATTTCTCAGAATGGCAGTGGAATACGCGAAGAAGATCGGCTTCACTGGACAGTTCCTCATAGAACCCAAACCGAAAGAACCCACCAAGCATCAGTACGACTTTGATGTGGCAACGGCTTACGCTTTCCTGAAGAGCCACGGCCTTGATGAGTACTTCAAGTTCAACATCGAAGCGAACCATGCGACGCTTGCCGGCCACACCTTCCAACACGAACTGCGGATGGCAAGGATCCTCGGAAAATTCGGAAGTATCGACGCCAACCAGGGAGATCTCTTGCTCGGCTGGGACACCGACCAGTTTCCGACGAACATCTACGACACGACACTTGCCATGTACGAAGTGATAAAAGCCGGAGGATTCACAAAAGGTGGTCTCAACTTCGATGCGAAAGTGAGAAGGGCTTCCTACAAGGTGGAGGATCTCTTCATCGGTCACATCGTGGGAATGGACACCTTCGCTCTCGGCTTCAAGATAGCGTACAAGCTCGTAAAGGATGAAGTACTCGACAGATTCATCGAAGAAAAGTACAGGAGCTTCAAAGAAGGTATCGGAAAAGAGATAGTAGAAGGAAAAGCCGACTTCGAAAAACTCGAAGAGTATATAATAGACAAAGAGGATATCGAGCTTCCATCCGGAAAGCAGGAGTACCTCGAAAGCCTGCTCAACAGTTACATAGTGAAGACAATAGCGGAACTGAGGTGA
- a CDS encoding M20 family metallo-hydrolase: protein MELTKRMEELREDMVESLKKFITINSVNPAFGGPGEREKADWLEELLRGFGFEVDRYDVKDDKGMWRSNVVAKIPGKNREKTLWIVTHIDTVPPGDLSLWETDPFVPVVKDGKVYGRGAEDNGGSMIASIYAGKVLIDLGIVPEYNFGLALVADEEAGSRYGIQYLIEKGLFRSEDMFLVPDAGNEKGNFIEIAEKSILWFKVTVNGKQGHASRPRTTENALRKGAQLITEIDETLHRKYPDRDELFDEPLSTFEPTRTEKTVDNVNTVPGRFVFYFDCRVLPRYDLDEILSTVESILDGRGAELEVVVKQPAPEPTPPDSELVAKLSSALGSLRGLEAKVGGIGGGTCAAFFRKKGWPAVVWSTIDGTAHQPNEYRRISHMVEDAKVFALLGIER from the coding sequence ATGGAGCTCACAAAGAGAATGGAAGAACTCAGAGAAGACATGGTGGAATCCCTGAAGAAATTCATCACTATCAACTCGGTGAATCCCGCCTTTGGAGGCCCGGGAGAGAGAGAAAAGGCCGACTGGCTCGAAGAACTCCTCAGGGGTTTCGGTTTCGAAGTCGATCGCTACGACGTGAAAGACGATAAAGGTATGTGGCGATCGAACGTTGTGGCAAAGATTCCAGGGAAAAACAGAGAGAAAACGCTCTGGATCGTAACTCACATCGACACCGTACCACCGGGGGATCTTTCTTTGTGGGAAACGGATCCCTTCGTGCCTGTTGTGAAAGATGGAAAGGTGTACGGCAGAGGTGCCGAGGACAACGGGGGATCCATGATAGCCTCCATATACGCTGGGAAGGTCCTCATCGACCTTGGTATCGTTCCCGAATATAACTTCGGTCTAGCACTCGTCGCCGACGAGGAGGCGGGAAGCAGGTACGGGATCCAGTATCTAATAGAAAAGGGGTTGTTCAGATCAGAAGACATGTTCCTGGTTCCGGATGCAGGAAACGAAAAGGGGAACTTCATAGAGATCGCCGAGAAGAGCATTCTATGGTTCAAAGTGACGGTGAATGGAAAGCAAGGGCATGCTTCAAGGCCGAGGACAACGGAGAACGCACTCAGAAAAGGAGCACAGCTCATAACGGAGATAGATGAAACGCTTCACAGGAAATACCCCGATAGAGACGAACTCTTCGATGAACCACTCAGCACGTTCGAGCCCACTCGCACTGAAAAAACTGTGGACAACGTGAACACTGTTCCCGGCAGATTCGTCTTTTACTTCGACTGTAGAGTTCTGCCTCGCTACGATCTCGACGAAATACTATCCACCGTCGAGTCGATTCTCGATGGAAGAGGCGCTGAGCTGGAGGTTGTTGTAAAACAGCCTGCACCCGAGCCAACTCCGCCTGATTCAGAACTCGTGGCAAAACTTTCCAGTGCTTTGGGAAGTCTAAGAGGCCTGGAAGCGAAGGTGGGAGGAATAGGTGGGGGCACCTGCGCCGCGTTCTTCAGAAAGAAAGGTTGGCCCGCTGTCGTCTGGAGCACGATAGATGGGACTGCTCATCAACCCAACGAATACCGAAGGATCTCGCACATGGTAGAAGACGCAAAGGTGTTCGCATTGCTCGGAATTGAGAGGTGA
- a CDS encoding sensor histidine kinase gives MLRTIADHLVDVAQNSVKAGAKNIKIEIEETDEWFCFIVEDDGPGIEDPERVFDPFFTTRDPRLRKVGLGLPFLKQATEQTGGFVKLHTERGKGTRVEARFNLKSVDCQPVGDVAGALASLVLSGPGVNWYIIRKKNGNGYEIDTIKLKEKGLWDPENPGFAAFLFETLEDLEKELKGGENNE, from the coding sequence TTGCTCAGAACGATCGCTGATCACCTCGTGGATGTCGCCCAAAATTCCGTGAAGGCAGGAGCGAAAAACATAAAAATAGAAATTGAAGAGACCGATGAGTGGTTCTGTTTCATTGTGGAAGACGACGGACCTGGTATAGAGGATCCAGAAAGGGTGTTCGATCCCTTTTTCACCACAAGGGATCCCAGGCTGAGAAAAGTGGGACTCGGTCTTCCGTTTTTGAAACAGGCCACGGAACAGACAGGTGGATTCGTTAAATTGCACACAGAAAGAGGAAAGGGAACAAGGGTGGAAGCGCGATTCAACCTGAAGAGTGTGGATTGCCAGCCGGTTGGGGACGTAGCCGGTGCACTCGCGAGTCTCGTTCTTTCAGGCCCCGGTGTGAACTGGTACATCATCAGAAAGAAGAATGGAAACGGTTACGAGATAGATACCATCAAATTGAAGGAGAAAGGGCTCTGGGACCCAGAGAATCCTGGTTTTGCGGCTTTTCTTTTCGAAACTCTGGAAGACCTCGAGAAAGAGCTGAAAGGAGGTGAAAACAATGAGTGA
- a CDS encoding class I SAM-dependent methyltransferase, with the protein MSEKFEHYYTVEPTSKLKVRNAKLVLKNGHEYIFKTPSGVYSYGKIDKATQVLLENLKVHGKKVLDLGCGYGVVGIVLKKEYPDLEVYMSDINKRAVEFAKINAKDHNVEVDIRWGNLYEPWEGMKFDMIVCNPPVVAGKKVWMEIVRKAPEFLEEGGSLQVVAYHNKGGRRIRDFMEEIFGNVEELCKTGGIRVYRSVKGLKEDEDNAE; encoded by the coding sequence ATGAGTGAAAAATTCGAACACTACTACACGGTGGAACCCACATCGAAGCTGAAGGTCAGAAATGCGAAACTCGTCCTGAAGAACGGTCATGAATACATCTTCAAAACACCTTCCGGCGTCTATTCTTACGGAAAGATAGACAAAGCCACACAGGTGCTCCTTGAAAACCTGAAAGTCCACGGAAAGAAAGTGCTCGATCTTGGGTGTGGATACGGTGTGGTAGGAATCGTTTTAAAAAAGGAATATCCAGATCTTGAAGTTTATATGAGCGACATAAACAAGCGCGCGGTGGAATTCGCCAAGATAAACGCGAAGGATCACAACGTTGAGGTCGACATAAGGTGGGGAAATCTTTATGAGCCATGGGAAGGTATGAAGTTCGATATGATCGTGTGCAATCCTCCAGTCGTTGCAGGAAAGAAAGTCTGGATGGAGATAGTGAGAAAGGCTCCCGAGTTTCTTGAAGAAGGTGGCAGCCTTCAGGTCGTCGCTTACCACAACAAAGGGGGCAGAAGGATCAGAGATTTCATGGAGGAGATTTTCGGGAACGTGGAGGAACTCTGCAAGACCGGTGGAATAAGAGTGTACAGATCCGTGAAGGGATTGAAAGAGGATGAAGATAACGCTGAATAA
- the ecfA1 gene encoding energy-coupling factor ABC transporter ATP-binding protein EcfA1 — protein MKITLNNVSFRYNGNYVLKDVNAEFETGKIYVVVGRNGSGKTTLLKILAGLLEAEGEILLDGSPADLFLLRKNVGYVFQNPSSQIIGATVEEDVAFSLEILGLDESEMRKRIKKVLELVGLSGLEKEDPLNLSGGQKQRLAIASMLARDTHFLALDEPVSMLDPPSQREIFQVLESLKNEGKGIILVTHELEYLDDIDFILHISNGTIDFCGSWKEFMEREFDDVEIPFKWKLWKKCGKINLWEDRYENSGNQ, from the coding sequence ATGAAGATAACGCTGAATAACGTTTCTTTCAGATACAACGGAAACTACGTTTTGAAGGACGTGAACGCCGAGTTCGAAACGGGAAAGATCTACGTTGTGGTGGGGAGAAACGGCTCCGGGAAGACCACCCTTTTGAAGATCCTCGCGGGACTCCTGGAAGCTGAAGGAGAGATCCTGCTGGATGGTTCACCGGCGGATCTGTTCCTTTTGAGAAAGAATGTGGGTTACGTTTTCCAGAATCCGTCTTCGCAGATCATAGGTGCCACCGTGGAAGAGGATGTGGCCTTTTCGCTGGAAATATTGGGACTCGACGAGAGCGAAATGAGAAAAAGAATAAAGAAGGTCTTAGAACTGGTGGGACTCTCCGGTCTCGAAAAGGAAGACCCGCTGAACCTTTCAGGAGGTCAGAAACAGAGACTCGCGATTGCCTCGATGCTTGCTCGTGACACACATTTCCTCGCTTTAGATGAACCGGTTTCCATGCTGGATCCTCCTTCTCAGAGGGAAATATTTCAGGTGCTGGAGAGTCTCAAGAATGAAGGAAAGGGAATAATACTGGTAACACACGAACTGGAGTATCTGGATGATATAGACTTCATACTCCACATCTCGAATGGTACAATCGATTTCTGTGGAAGTTGGAAGGAATTCATGGAAAGGGAGTTCGACGATGTGGAAATTCCTTTTAAGTGGAAACTCTGGAAGAAATGTGGGAAGATAAATCTGTGGGAGGATCGATATGAGAATTCTGGTAACCAATGA
- the surE gene encoding 5'/3'-nucleotidase SurE, producing the protein MRILVTNDDGIQSKGIIILAELLSEEHDVFVVAPDKERSATGHSITIHVPLWIKKVFISERVVAYSTTGTPADCVKLAYNVIMDKKVDLIVSGVNRGPNMGMDILYSGTVSGAMEGAMMNIPSIAISSANYESPDFEGAARFLIDFLKEFDLSLLDPFTMLNINVPAGEIKGWKFTRQSRRRWNDYFEERVSPFGEKYYWMMGEVIEDDDRDDVDYKAVREGYVSITPIHPFLTNERCLKKLREVYD; encoded by the coding sequence ATGAGAATTCTGGTAACCAATGACGACGGGATACAGTCTAAGGGGATCATTATCCTCGCAGAGCTTCTTTCTGAGGAACACGATGTGTTCGTGGTGGCTCCCGATAAAGAGAGGAGCGCAACAGGTCACAGTATCACCATACATGTTCCGCTCTGGATAAAGAAGGTTTTCATCTCAGAGAGGGTGGTTGCGTACTCCACCACGGGAACACCCGCGGACTGTGTAAAGCTCGCTTACAACGTGATCATGGATAAAAAGGTCGATCTCATCGTGAGTGGTGTGAACAGGGGACCCAACATGGGTATGGATATTCTCTACTCTGGAACGGTCTCAGGTGCGATGGAAGGTGCCATGATGAACATTCCATCGATTGCCATATCGAGTGCGAACTACGAGAGTCCTGATTTCGAAGGGGCGGCGCGTTTTCTGATCGACTTTCTGAAAGAATTCGACCTCTCACTCCTCGATCCCTTCACCATGCTGAACATAAACGTTCCCGCTGGTGAGATAAAGGGATGGAAATTCACAAGACAGAGCAGAAGAAGGTGGAACGATTACTTCGAAGAGAGAGTCTCACCTTTTGGGGAGAAGTACTATTGGATGATGGGAGAGGTCATCGAAGACGACGATAGAGATGACGTTGACTACAAAGCTGTTAGAGAAGGGTACGTCTCCATCACTCCGATACATCCCTTCCTCACGAACGAACGGTGTCTGAAGAAGTTAAGGGAGGTGTACGATTGA
- the def gene encoding peptide deformylase has product MYRIRVFGDPVLRKRAKPVTKFDDNLEKTIERMIETMYHYDGVGLAAPQVGISQRFFVMDVGNGPVAVINPEILEIDPETEVAEEGCLSFPEIFVEIERSKRIKVRYQNTKGEYVEEVLEGYAARVFQHEFDHLNGVLIIDRISPAKRLLLRKKLMDIARTVKR; this is encoded by the coding sequence ATGTACAGAATAAGAGTCTTTGGGGATCCTGTTTTGAGAAAGAGGGCAAAACCCGTCACGAAGTTCGACGACAACCTGGAAAAGACCATAGAGAGAATGATAGAGACAATGTATCACTACGACGGTGTGGGGCTTGCAGCGCCACAGGTTGGAATATCTCAGAGGTTCTTCGTCATGGACGTTGGAAATGGCCCGGTTGCCGTGATAAACCCTGAGATCCTTGAAATCGATCCCGAAACCGAAGTGGCAGAGGAAGGATGTCTCAGCTTTCCCGAGATCTTCGTCGAGATAGAAAGGAGCAAAAGAATAAAGGTCAGATACCAGAACACGAAGGGAGAATACGTGGAAGAGGTGCTGGAAGGTTACGCTGCAAGGGTTTTTCAGCACGAGTTCGATCATCTGAACGGAGTTTTGATCATCGATCGAATCAGTCCAGCGAAGCGCCTTTTGCTCAGAAAGAAACTCATGGATATAGCAAGAACCGTAAAGAGATGA
- a CDS encoding M23 family metallopeptidase, with translation MKRWLLLISLVVLSTVVFSFSAPVDSPRVSATFGEYRGSGNRGPHFHMGIDFSTGLKEGVPIYASERGWLVRVEIDEDDIYGYTVVLEHENGYRTLYAHLSRFSKKLETIASSLKQEFGNVRIVVNFPEREIWFEKGEVVGYSGTTGEAPIPHAHFEIRDRSEEVSYDPSSFLNLPKPVDEDIVLEKIKIGDSVYDFVAGRTYPFSGNFPDLAIKAYSKGFNNTLGLKRITLLLEGEEIYQISFDQIPWSEFTNVWGVYDRKSVSAAYRFELWYRLFPETFSSMIKVNKLPELGKAPDFARYTVVLEDIWGMKKEFSFYLQRR, from the coding sequence GTGAAAAGGTGGTTGCTTTTGATTTCCTTGGTGGTGCTCTCCACTGTTGTGTTTTCGTTTTCCGCACCCGTTGATTCTCCAAGAGTTTCGGCCACCTTCGGTGAGTACAGAGGGAGTGGAAACAGAGGACCTCATTTTCACATGGGAATCGACTTTTCCACGGGATTGAAGGAAGGGGTTCCCATCTACGCTTCTGAAAGAGGTTGGCTTGTCAGGGTGGAAATAGACGAGGACGATATATATGGCTACACAGTGGTTCTGGAGCACGAGAATGGATACAGAACGCTTTACGCCCATCTGAGCAGGTTCTCGAAAAAGCTGGAAACGATAGCGAGTTCTTTGAAGCAGGAGTTTGGTAACGTGAGGATCGTTGTGAACTTTCCAGAGAGAGAAATCTGGTTCGAAAAGGGTGAAGTCGTTGGATACTCAGGAACCACCGGGGAGGCTCCAATTCCTCACGCACACTTCGAAATAAGAGACAGGAGCGAAGAAGTTTCCTACGATCCTTCGAGTTTTCTGAACCTTCCAAAACCGGTGGATGAGGATATTGTTCTGGAAAAAATAAAGATAGGAGACAGCGTGTACGATTTCGTCGCGGGAAGGACGTACCCGTTCAGTGGAAATTTCCCAGATCTCGCTATCAAAGCCTATTCAAAAGGGTTCAACAACACGTTGGGACTCAAAAGGATCACACTTCTTCTGGAAGGTGAAGAGATCTATCAGATCTCTTTTGATCAGATTCCCTGGTCCGAGTTCACGAACGTCTGGGGAGTGTACGATAGGAAGTCCGTTTCGGCTGCGTACAGATTCGAGCTCTGGTACAGGTTGTTTCCTGAAACGTTCTCCTCAATGATAAAGGTAAACAAATTACCTGAACTGGGAAAGGCTCCCGACTTTGCCAGATACACGGTCGTCCTTGAAGACATCTGGGGCATGAAAAAAGAATTTTCTTTCTATTTGCAGCGGAGGTGA
- the metK gene encoding methionine adenosyltransferase encodes MRRLFTSESVTEGHPDKIADQISDAILDAMLEQDPRSRVAVETLVTTGLVIIAGEVTTRAYVEIPDIARKTILEIGYTRAKYGFDGETCGVLTSIHSQSPDIAIGVDKALEVKTGEEVADELEALGAGDQGIMFGYATNETPEYMPLPITLAHKLALRLAEVRKNGTLPFLRPDGKTQVTIEYEDDRPVRVDTVLISTQHDPDISQADLREAIIEHVINPVIPEQYRDEKMKILVNPTGRFVLGGPMADTGLTGRKIIVDTYGGWVPHGGGAFSGKDPTKVDRSAHYMARYVAKNVVAAGLADKFLIQLSYAIGVAKPVSIMIDTYGTAKVDEDKLLKVITELFDFRPGAIIKKLNLLRPIYRKTAAYGHFGRNEEEFTWEKLDMVDELKRAFNM; translated from the coding sequence ATGAGAAGACTTTTCACCAGCGAAAGTGTAACAGAAGGGCATCCGGACAAAATCGCCGACCAGATTTCCGACGCCATACTCGACGCCATGCTCGAACAGGATCCAAGAAGCAGGGTCGCCGTTGAAACACTCGTAACGACAGGGCTTGTCATCATCGCGGGAGAGGTTACCACCAGAGCTTATGTTGAGATCCCAGACATAGCAAGAAAGACTATTCTGGAGATAGGATACACGAGGGCAAAGTACGGGTTCGACGGGGAAACCTGTGGAGTACTCACCAGCATCCACAGTCAGTCTCCCGACATAGCTATCGGTGTAGACAAGGCGCTCGAGGTCAAAACCGGAGAAGAAGTGGCCGACGAACTTGAGGCACTGGGAGCTGGTGACCAGGGAATCATGTTTGGTTACGCCACCAACGAGACCCCTGAGTACATGCCTCTTCCCATAACTCTTGCTCACAAACTTGCCTTAAGACTCGCTGAGGTTAGAAAGAACGGGACCCTTCCTTTCCTCAGACCGGACGGAAAGACGCAGGTGACCATAGAATACGAGGATGACAGACCTGTCCGTGTTGATACGGTTCTCATCTCAACCCAGCACGATCCGGATATCTCACAGGCGGATCTGAGAGAGGCGATAATAGAACACGTGATAAATCCCGTTATTCCAGAGCAATACAGAGATGAAAAAATGAAGATACTGGTGAATCCAACGGGAAGATTCGTCCTTGGAGGCCCCATGGCCGACACGGGACTCACGGGAAGAAAAATCATCGTTGACACTTACGGTGGATGGGTACCCCATGGTGGAGGTGCGTTCAGCGGAAAGGATCCCACAAAGGTTGACAGATCGGCTCACTATATGGCAAGATATGTAGCGAAGAACGTTGTGGCTGCGGGTCTTGCAGACAAGTTCCTCATACAGCTTTCTTACGCTATAGGTGTCGCGAAACCCGTTTCCATAATGATCGACACATATGGAACCGCGAAGGTAGATGAAGACAAGCTTCTCAAGGTGATCACCGAACTTTTCGATTTCAGACCGGGTGCGATCATAAAGAAACTGAATCTTTTGAGGCCTATTTACAGAAAGACAGCCGCTTACGGTCACTTTGGAAGGAACGAAGAGGAATTCACATGGGAGAAGCTTGACATGGTCGATGAGTTGAAGAGAGCTTTCAATATGTAA
- the rpsT gene encoding 30S ribosomal protein S20, whose product MPNIKSAKKRVRVSEKRRLRNKAYKTFFKNRIKEVLKAIENKEPKEVVLELTRKAQAAIDKAVSKGVIHKNQGARRKARLFEKVNEYLKTLETNQE is encoded by the coding sequence GTGCCGAATATCAAATCCGCAAAGAAAAGAGTCAGAGTTTCTGAAAAGAGAAGACTCAGAAACAAGGCTTACAAGACTTTCTTCAAGAACAGAATAAAAGAAGTTCTCAAGGCTATCGAGAACAAAGAACCAAAAGAAGTCGTTCTTGAACTCACCAGGAAAGCACAGGCTGCCATAGACAAGGCGGTTTCCAAGGGAGTCATTCACAAGAACCAGGGTGCGAGAAGAAAGGCGAGGCTTTTTGAAAAGGTTAACGAGTACCTGAAGACTCTCGAAACAAACCAGGAGTGA
- a CDS encoding response regulator transcription factor — MAKKKILVVDDDPAILELVGYNLSKEGYEVIKAYDGEEALKLANDEDVDMFIVDIMLPGIDGFELVRKIRAIEKYKNTPVIFLSAKGEEFDKVLGLELGADDYITKPFSVRELLARVKAIFRRLSAATQSKEERPKKIIARDLEIDVEKYEVKVRGKKVNLTPLEFELLRFLAENEGKVFSRDVLLDKLWGYDYYGDTRTVDVHIRRLRTKIEEDPSNPKYIITVRGKGYKFRDPGKED; from the coding sequence ATGGCGAAAAAGAAGATTCTGGTGGTTGACGACGACCCGGCGATTCTCGAGCTGGTAGGATACAACCTTTCCAAGGAAGGATACGAGGTGATCAAGGCTTACGACGGCGAAGAAGCGCTTAAACTTGCCAACGACGAAGATGTGGACATGTTCATAGTGGATATCATGCTTCCTGGAATCGATGGTTTCGAGCTGGTCAGGAAGATCAGGGCCATAGAAAAATACAAGAACACTCCCGTGATCTTCCTGAGTGCGAAGGGAGAGGAGTTCGACAAGGTGCTTGGACTGGAGCTCGGTGCGGACGACTACATCACCAAACCGTTCAGTGTGAGAGAGCTCCTTGCGAGGGTGAAGGCTATATTCAGAAGACTTTCCGCCGCAACTCAGAGCAAGGAAGAAAGGCCTAAGAAGATCATAGCCAGGGATCTTGAAATCGATGTGGAAAAGTACGAAGTGAAAGTGAGGGGGAAAAAGGTGAACCTCACTCCTCTCGAATTCGAATTGCTCAGGTTCCTCGCGGAGAACGAAGGAAAGGTTTTCAGCAGGGATGTGCTTCTGGACAAGCTCTGGGGATACGATTACTATGGAGACACAAGAACGGTGGACGTTCACATAAGAAGGCTGAGAACGAAGATAGAAGAAGATCCTTCGAATCCGAAATACATAATCACTGTGAGAGGAAAGGGATACAAATTCAGAGATCCCGGAAAGGAAGACTGA